From Alienimonas californiensis, a single genomic window includes:
- a CDS encoding YnfA family protein: MHQTLLSIGYFLLAGLMEIGGGYLVWLWLREGRSIWLALLGAVVLVGYGVVPTLQPTHFGRVYAAYGGVFVALSVLWGWGIDGHRPDRWDTSGALLCVAGVAVIMYMPRGDELAPDVIPNDRSVQETP; this comes from the coding sequence ATGCATCAGACCCTCCTGTCGATCGGTTATTTCCTGCTGGCCGGACTGATGGAAATCGGCGGCGGATACCTCGTCTGGCTCTGGCTGCGGGAAGGCCGGTCGATCTGGCTGGCGCTGCTCGGCGCCGTCGTCCTCGTCGGCTACGGCGTCGTGCCGACGCTCCAGCCGACGCATTTCGGCCGGGTCTACGCGGCGTACGGCGGCGTGTTCGTCGCCCTGTCGGTCCTCTGGGGCTGGGGGATCGACGGACATCGGCCCGACCGTTGGGATACGTCCGGGGCGCTGCTCTGCGTGGCGGGGGTGGCGGTCATCATGTACATGCCGAGGGGCGATGAGTTGGCCCCGGACGTGATCCCAAACGACCGCTCCGTCCAAGAAACCCCGTGA
- a CDS encoding S8 family peptidase, with protein sequence MQEVIRLWGQWQANPNDRAGSGFGPFKDIFIHLRDVRRWDVRDRLDDGRLLDRWREELPHRTGEKLRFEMELWYRSNEVDRERAKADASAAVRTAGGRVVKIARVDGIRYLGVLAELPAEGVEELLKAVRTGNHTDLLKCEEVMFFRPRPQTGFLPGPRDEETRREVVAAAAADSIRPPAETEPVVALFDGLPVENHDLLDGRIVVDAPDGWGDDYPAEARRHGTAMASLILHGDLNDPDRGGPLPTPLYVRPILKAFETGSDWCEEFPRDELMVDLIHTAVRRMKVGDAEDEAAAPGVRVVNLSIGDADRPFLREMSPLARLLDWLASEHDLLFVVSVGNHQQDIELNMTRAEWEGLVPGDRAEPVLRALEEDQRNRRPIMPAESVNAVTVGSHHSDHAAPVKGDRRADCFADGGLPTPLASVAAGRGRAVKPEILMPGGRAFYTCRPVLGSDPAVLTTTASPRGPGLLTAAPGVRRGDLGHTEYGFGSSNAAALASRLAGLAHEKLAEAIDPDLPPLPSAGRTVLLKALLVHGASWEGQTDVLERVFGAEYEGEHWSHWDRLLARYLGFGLVNPNVALFCTGTRVTAVAAAKLAAGDAHVYQLPLPPSFPRSKIRRRVTATLAWNTPINVRHRQYRKASLWLKWPNDPLRVREKVGLGARAAELGTVEHVERAGDSAVAPAAGTSLTVQVNCREDAGGLNNSVWYGLAVTLDVAEPLTVDLYEEMREAIVNRVRQPVAA encoded by the coding sequence GTGCAAGAGGTCATTCGCCTGTGGGGTCAGTGGCAAGCGAATCCGAACGATCGGGCGGGATCGGGCTTCGGCCCCTTCAAAGATATCTTTATTCACCTGCGGGACGTGCGGCGGTGGGACGTGCGAGACCGGCTGGACGACGGCCGGCTACTGGACCGCTGGCGTGAGGAACTGCCCCACCGGACTGGGGAGAAGCTCCGCTTCGAAATGGAGCTCTGGTACCGGTCGAACGAAGTGGACCGAGAGCGGGCCAAGGCGGACGCGTCTGCCGCGGTACGTACAGCCGGCGGCCGGGTGGTGAAGATCGCCCGCGTCGACGGCATTCGCTATCTCGGCGTCTTGGCCGAACTGCCCGCAGAAGGGGTCGAGGAGCTATTGAAGGCGGTGCGAACGGGAAATCACACGGACCTCCTGAAGTGCGAGGAGGTAATGTTCTTCCGCCCCCGGCCGCAGACCGGCTTCCTCCCCGGGCCACGGGACGAGGAGACTCGGCGGGAGGTCGTCGCCGCCGCCGCCGCTGACTCTATTCGCCCGCCTGCGGAGACCGAACCGGTCGTAGCTCTGTTCGATGGCCTGCCGGTTGAAAACCACGACCTCCTCGACGGGCGCATCGTCGTGGACGCCCCTGACGGGTGGGGGGACGACTACCCCGCCGAAGCCCGCCGGCACGGGACGGCGATGGCATCGTTGATCCTGCACGGCGACCTCAACGATCCGGACCGGGGCGGTCCGCTCCCGACCCCGCTCTACGTTCGCCCAATCCTTAAGGCCTTCGAGACCGGCAGCGACTGGTGCGAAGAGTTTCCGCGGGACGAACTGATGGTCGACCTGATCCACACCGCGGTGCGTCGGATGAAGGTCGGGGATGCTGAGGACGAAGCGGCGGCCCCGGGGGTGCGGGTGGTGAATCTGTCGATTGGTGATGCCGATCGCCCGTTCCTACGGGAGATGAGCCCGCTCGCCCGGCTGCTCGACTGGCTCGCGAGCGAGCACGACCTCCTGTTCGTCGTGAGCGTCGGGAACCACCAGCAGGATATCGAGTTGAACATGACTCGGGCGGAGTGGGAGGGGCTCGTCCCTGGAGATCGGGCCGAGCCCGTCCTGCGGGCGCTCGAAGAAGACCAGCGGAACCGCCGCCCGATCATGCCAGCGGAGTCGGTAAACGCCGTGACTGTCGGCTCGCACCACTCCGACCACGCTGCCCCAGTCAAGGGGGACCGACGGGCGGACTGCTTCGCCGACGGCGGGCTGCCGACCCCGCTAGCGTCCGTCGCGGCTGGCCGCGGCCGGGCGGTCAAGCCGGAGATCCTCATGCCCGGCGGGCGGGCATTTTACACATGCCGGCCTGTTTTGGGCTCGGACCCGGCAGTCCTAACCACTACTGCCAGCCCCCGCGGCCCTGGTCTGCTGACGGCCGCCCCAGGCGTTCGCCGGGGCGACCTCGGTCACACGGAATACGGGTTCGGGTCCAGCAACGCCGCCGCCCTCGCCAGCCGACTCGCCGGGCTGGCTCACGAGAAACTCGCGGAAGCGATCGACCCCGACCTCCCGCCGCTGCCGTCGGCGGGGCGGACTGTCCTGTTGAAGGCGCTGCTGGTCCACGGGGCATCGTGGGAAGGTCAGACTGACGTGCTGGAGCGGGTGTTCGGAGCTGAGTACGAGGGGGAGCATTGGAGCCACTGGGACCGGTTGCTCGCCCGCTACCTTGGGTTCGGCTTGGTCAATCCGAACGTGGCGCTGTTCTGCACCGGAACCCGTGTCACCGCGGTCGCCGCCGCGAAACTCGCGGCTGGGGACGCCCACGTCTACCAACTCCCGCTGCCGCCCAGTTTCCCCCGATCGAAGATCAGGCGACGGGTGACCGCGACGCTAGCGTGGAATACTCCGATCAACGTGCGGCATCGGCAGTACCGCAAGGCGTCGCTCTGGTTGAAATGGCCGAACGACCCCCTCCGCGTGCGGGAGAAGGTCGGGCTGGGTGCTCGGGCGGCGGAGTTGGGCACCGTCGAACACGTGGAGAGGGCCGGAGATTCCGCCGTCGCCCCGGCGGCGGGAACCTCCCTCACGGTGCAGGTAAACTGCCGGGAGGACGCCGGCGGGCTGAACAACTCCGTGTGGTACGGCCTCGCCGTCACGCTCGACGTGGCGGAGCCGCTCACCGTCGACCTGTACGAGGAGATGCGGGAGGCCATCGTGAACCGCGTCCGGCAACCTGTCGCGGCTTGA
- a CDS encoding AAA family ATPase, which produces MPRRPRGCAPPEPDDESTPAAPPPGLAAKLAELVAAAFPGVLAVSPEPEEVLRDLAGLCRERGWNLATWTADGGEDGPADPLAAVKSLPQSGDGETPSLLAMTHPQRYLNSSPELQAAVRSALAAGKTRRTHLLLVQPASDLPPELARDFAVLDCPLPSRAELEAVARGVATEEGELPEPLTPVLDAAAGLTRSEAENAFALSLVRHGRLDPDPLWELKARQLAAGGPLSLHRGGSGFDALGGMQALKTFCRTALTNGSPRAEAKGVLLLGPGGVGKSSFARALGAEVDRPTLTLDVGGLMGGIVGATEENTRRALATVEAMAPCVLFVDEVERALAGTSGGAQDSGVSARLLGTLLSWLADRPPGVFVVCTANDASRLPPELTRSGRFDATFFLDLPGEEQRRGIWETYREHYGVAANDSTPADAGWTGAEIESCCRLSALLGVGLTEAATHVVPVSVSAAEPLAKLRRWASGRCLDAEAGGMFRPGDSQAADAPRRRTSRPSKQNYSLN; this is translated from the coding sequence ATGCCGCGTCGACCGCGAGGCTGCGCCCCGCCTGAACCTGATGACGAATCGACCCCCGCGGCCCCGCCTCCCGGACTGGCCGCGAAGCTGGCGGAACTGGTCGCAGCCGCCTTCCCGGGCGTGCTGGCGGTCAGCCCGGAGCCGGAGGAGGTTCTTCGGGACCTCGCCGGGCTGTGCCGCGAGCGGGGCTGGAACCTCGCCACGTGGACCGCTGACGGCGGCGAGGACGGTCCGGCCGACCCGCTGGCCGCCGTGAAGTCGCTGCCGCAGTCCGGCGACGGCGAGACGCCCTCGCTGCTGGCGATGACGCACCCGCAGCGATACCTGAACAGCAGCCCCGAACTGCAGGCCGCGGTGCGATCGGCTTTGGCGGCGGGCAAGACCCGCCGCACGCACCTGCTCCTCGTCCAGCCAGCCTCGGACCTGCCCCCGGAACTGGCCCGGGACTTCGCCGTGCTGGACTGCCCGTTGCCCTCACGGGCGGAACTGGAGGCCGTGGCGCGGGGCGTGGCGACGGAGGAGGGCGAGTTGCCCGAGCCGCTCACGCCGGTGCTGGACGCCGCGGCGGGGCTGACCCGCTCGGAAGCGGAGAACGCCTTCGCCCTCTCGCTGGTCCGGCACGGTCGGCTGGACCCGGACCCGCTGTGGGAACTGAAGGCGAGACAACTCGCCGCCGGCGGGCCGCTGTCGCTCCACCGCGGCGGGTCCGGCTTCGACGCCCTCGGCGGCATGCAGGCCCTGAAGACCTTCTGTCGGACCGCCCTGACTAACGGTTCGCCGAGGGCCGAGGCGAAGGGCGTGTTGCTGCTCGGTCCCGGCGGCGTGGGTAAATCGAGTTTCGCCCGGGCCCTCGGAGCGGAGGTCGACCGCCCGACGCTGACGCTGGACGTCGGCGGCTTGATGGGCGGCATCGTCGGCGCGACAGAGGAAAACACCCGCCGGGCCTTGGCGACCGTCGAGGCGATGGCCCCCTGCGTGCTGTTCGTTGACGAAGTCGAGCGGGCGCTGGCCGGCACCTCCGGCGGCGCCCAGGACAGCGGCGTGTCCGCCCGGCTGCTGGGGACGCTGCTCTCCTGGCTGGCGGACCGGCCGCCGGGGGTGTTCGTCGTCTGCACCGCCAACGACGCCTCCCGGCTGCCGCCGGAACTGACCCGCAGTGGGCGGTTCGACGCCACGTTCTTCCTCGACCTGCCCGGCGAGGAGCAACGCCGCGGCATCTGGGAGACCTACCGCGAGCACTACGGCGTCGCCGCGAACGACTCCACGCCCGCGGACGCCGGCTGGACCGGCGCCGAAATCGAGTCCTGCTGCCGCCTGAGCGCCCTGTTGGGCGTGGGCCTGACGGAGGCGGCGACGCATGTCGTGCCGGTCTCCGTCTCCGCCGCCGAACCCCTCGCGAAGCTGCGGCGGTGGGCGAGCGGCCGGTGCCTGGACGCCGAGGCCGGCGGCATGTTTCGCCCCGGAGACTCGCAGGCGGCCGACGCCCCCCGTCGGCGAACCAGCCGGCCCTCGAAGCAGAACTACTCGCTGAACTGA
- a CDS encoding DUF2997 domain-containing protein produces MQCIEITVTPAGATRVETKGFAGPSCRAASKPYEEALGTQSAETLAPEYHAAAPVAQTVDQRA; encoded by the coding sequence ATGCAATGCATCGAGATCACCGTCACGCCCGCCGGCGCGACCCGCGTCGAAACGAAAGGCTTCGCCGGCCCGTCCTGCCGAGCGGCGAGCAAGCCGTACGAGGAGGCCCTCGGCACGCAGTCCGCCGAGACGCTGGCGCCGGAGTACCACGCGGCCGCCCCGGTCGCACAGACGGTCGATCAGCGGGCCTGA
- a CDS encoding cation diffusion facilitator family transporter gives MTGNHSHAHSHAPADYGRSFALGVGLNLFYVAVEAGYGFWSGSLALLADAGHNLSDVAGLLLAWGGFALAKRPPTDRRTYGWRGATNLAALANGLLLLVAVGAISWEAVGRFSNPAEVPGLTVVIVASVGVVINTATAMLFFAGRKGDVNVRGAFLHMAADAAVSVGVVVAGLLIRWTEADWIDPVTSLLIAAVIFVGTWGLLRESFDLSVQSVPASVDVPAVREFLLSRPGVTDVHDLHVWAMSSTETALTAHLLKPLSGGETGDEDAFLGELTDALHDRFEIEHATVQIERRDDPRLCRQAEPGSV, from the coding sequence ATGACCGGCAACCACTCGCACGCCCACTCCCACGCCCCCGCCGACTACGGCAGGTCCTTCGCCCTGGGCGTGGGGCTGAACCTGTTTTACGTCGCCGTGGAGGCGGGCTACGGGTTCTGGTCCGGATCGCTGGCCCTGTTGGCGGACGCGGGGCACAACCTCTCGGACGTGGCCGGGCTGCTGCTCGCCTGGGGCGGGTTCGCCCTCGCGAAGCGACCGCCGACCGACCGCCGCACCTACGGCTGGCGGGGGGCGACGAACCTCGCCGCCCTCGCCAACGGCCTGTTGTTGCTGGTCGCGGTCGGGGCGATTTCCTGGGAGGCGGTCGGCCGGTTCTCGAACCCCGCCGAGGTGCCGGGCCTGACGGTAGTGATCGTGGCGAGCGTAGGCGTCGTCATTAACACGGCGACGGCGATGCTGTTCTTCGCCGGGCGGAAGGGCGACGTGAACGTCCGCGGGGCGTTTCTGCACATGGCCGCCGACGCGGCGGTGAGCGTCGGCGTGGTCGTCGCCGGCCTGCTGATCCGCTGGACCGAGGCGGACTGGATCGACCCCGTCACCAGCCTCCTGATCGCCGCGGTGATCTTCGTGGGGACGTGGGGCCTGTTGCGGGAGTCGTTCGACCTCTCCGTGCAGTCCGTGCCCGCCAGCGTCGACGTGCCGGCGGTGCGGGAGTTCCTGCTCTCCCGCCCGGGTGTGACGGACGTGCACGACCTGCACGTCTGGGCGATGAGCAGCACCGAAACCGCCCTCACCGCCCACCTGCTCAAACCGTTGTCCGGCGGCGAGACCGGGGATGAGGACGCCTTCCTCGGCGAGCTGACGGACGCGCTACACGACCGGTTCGAGATCGAGCACGCGACTGTGCAGATCGAACGCCGCGACGACCCGCGGCTCTGTCGGCAGGCGGAACCGGGCAGCGTCTGA
- a CDS encoding IS701 family transposase, translating to MNVRPEESRTDPDRLRDREFDAVAARIGPRFLRRDLRDRAGAYLRALALGGGGAGRGGVRALAAAAGETTPAGFRHLLDRARWDADALRDDLREYVVERLTDPDGEATLIAGEVRFPKRGTKSAGATRRRSPTTGRVGTCQAAVFLAYRTARGCALIDRVLHLPEEWATDPARRVAVGAPDTHVFGRGGVVAPAGTPNLAGGLIRRALDAGVPCDRVVTDETCSFPRFWTSPRRRTQDHVAVVAATRRLIAGRTMTTPEGHLRTAEDGGQVNWEVVPGPAENGRPARWAALPCGRGMGAVERPIVSEALLVREDPAGSKTGAPGRTYFLSSSWEPAPPRTLVEAAGGLDAFRRTVAGARREAGLDAYEVRSWDGWHRHVTLSMLAHAALTIARLEAEAGRPDRVCR from the coding sequence ATGAACGTCCGACCTGAGGAGTCCCGAACGGACCCGGACCGCCTCCGGGACCGCGAGTTCGACGCCGTCGCCGCCCGGATCGGGCCGCGGTTTCTCCGCCGCGATCTGCGGGATCGGGCGGGGGCGTACCTGCGGGCCCTGGCCCTCGGCGGGGGAGGCGCCGGCCGGGGCGGCGTGCGGGCGTTGGCCGCGGCGGCGGGCGAGACGACGCCGGCGGGTTTCCGGCATCTGCTCGACCGGGCGCGGTGGGACGCCGACGCCCTCCGCGACGACCTGCGGGAGTACGTCGTCGAGCGGCTGACTGATCCCGACGGCGAAGCGACCCTGATCGCGGGGGAGGTTCGCTTCCCCAAGCGGGGAACCAAGTCGGCCGGGGCGACGCGGCGGCGGTCGCCGACGACCGGGCGGGTCGGGACCTGCCAGGCCGCGGTGTTCCTGGCCTATCGCACGGCCCGCGGCTGCGCCCTGATCGACCGGGTCCTCCACCTCCCGGAGGAGTGGGCGACGGACCCCGCCCGCCGCGTCGCGGTCGGGGCGCCGGACACGCACGTCTTCGGCCGCGGGGGCGTCGTAGCCCCCGCGGGCACGCCCAACTTGGCCGGCGGGCTGATCCGCCGGGCCCTGGACGCCGGCGTGCCCTGCGACCGGGTGGTGACGGACGAGACCTGCAGCTTCCCCCGTTTCTGGACCAGCCCGCGACGACGAACGCAGGATCACGTCGCGGTCGTCGCGGCGACGCGGAGGCTGATCGCGGGCCGCACGATGACGACGCCGGAGGGGCACCTGCGGACGGCCGAGGACGGCGGCCAAGTGAACTGGGAGGTGGTTCCGGGGCCGGCGGAAAACGGCCGCCCCGCCCGCTGGGCGGCCCTGCCGTGCGGCCGGGGCATGGGGGCGGTCGAACGGCCGATCGTGAGCGAAGCGCTGTTGGTTCGGGAAGATCCCGCCGGGTCGAAGACCGGCGCCCCAGGGCGAACCTACTTTCTCAGCAGTTCATGGGAGCCGGCGCCGCCGCGGACGCTGGTCGAGGCCGCCGGGGGGCTCGACGCGTTCCGGAGGACGGTGGCGGGAGCCCGGAGGGAGGCGGGGCTGGACGCCTACGAGGTCCGCAGTTGGGACGGCTGGCATCGCCACGTGACGCTGTCGATGCTCGCCCATGCCGCGCTGACGATCGCCCGTCTCGAGGCTGAGGCGGGTCGGCCGGACCGCGTATGCCGGTGA
- a CDS encoding DUF1257 domain-containing protein has protein sequence MSHIVTVAAKATDPAALAAACDRLKLPPPQTDTVTYFDRSVQTGLTIRPPGFVYPIVCDVETGDLYHDTYEGRWGDECFVGRLLQAYAVEKTKLQARARGHRCMETALADGSVRLTVTAGAAGFGDAPQYLTTGEAA, from the coding sequence ATGAGCCACATCGTCACCGTCGCCGCCAAGGCGACGGACCCCGCCGCCCTCGCGGCGGCCTGCGACCGGCTGAAACTGCCCCCGCCGCAGACCGACACCGTCACCTACTTCGATCGGTCGGTGCAGACTGGTCTGACGATCCGCCCGCCCGGTTTCGTGTACCCGATCGTCTGCGACGTCGAGACCGGCGACCTGTACCACGACACCTACGAAGGTCGCTGGGGCGACGAGTGCTTCGTCGGTCGCCTCTTGCAGGCCTACGCCGTGGAGAAGACGAAGCTCCAGGCGCGGGCCCGCGGCCACCGCTGCATGGAGACCGCCCTCGCCGACGGCAGCGTGCGGCTGACCGTCACCGCCGGGGCCGCGGGCTTCGGCGACGCTCCCCAATACCTGACGACCGGGGAGGCCGCCTGA
- a CDS encoding cation diffusion facilitator family transporter, which yields MTETESSSDPDDDRTRYLRRGKWTEVASLAYNLTEVAVSVTAGLMTGSSALVSWGADSAVESAAAGTMIWRLRGEERGIGRRDVLRRKKVALGVLAGAFAVAVAFILYEAISKFVSQTPPGFNWWGIGILLVSLVVNPALAWAKHHYGKKLDSPALKYDAIDTLICEYQTVVVLIGLGLAKWLGWWWADPAAALLIVPYVAWEGWEAGRDAWRVDPEADEAAGG from the coding sequence ATGACGGAAACAGAATCCTCAAGCGATCCCGACGACGACCGCACGCGGTACCTCCGCCGCGGCAAGTGGACGGAGGTCGCCAGCCTCGCCTACAACCTGACCGAGGTGGCCGTCTCCGTCACCGCCGGGCTGATGACCGGCAGTTCCGCCCTCGTCAGCTGGGGCGCGGACAGCGCCGTGGAGAGCGCCGCCGCCGGCACGATGATCTGGCGGCTGCGCGGGGAGGAACGGGGCATCGGACGCCGGGACGTGCTGCGGCGGAAGAAGGTCGCCCTCGGCGTGCTCGCCGGGGCGTTCGCCGTGGCCGTCGCGTTCATCCTGTACGAAGCGATCAGCAAGTTCGTCAGTCAGACACCGCCGGGCTTCAACTGGTGGGGGATCGGCATCCTGCTGGTCTCTCTGGTCGTGAACCCCGCGCTGGCGTGGGCGAAGCATCACTACGGCAAGAAGCTCGACTCCCCGGCCCTGAAGTACGACGCGATCGACACCCTCATCTGTGAATATCAGACCGTCGTCGTGCTGATCGGCTTGGGCTTGGCGAAGTGGCTCGGCTGGTGGTGGGCGGACCCGGCCGCGGCGCTGCTGATCGTGCCCTACGTCGCCTGGGAGGGCTGGGAGGCGGGGCGGGACGCTTGGCGGGTCGATCCGGAGGCGGACGAAGCGGCGGGCGGCTGA
- a CDS encoding AAA family ATPase, producing the protein MARSDLLLSLVKAGTAGDERQFRRTVEAVIAEERAKNHGVLAERLDAALKEPPRNGHAANGGGMIPTGGLRTGGSEAALFDEIVPRRGFGDLVLGDDVRRACNELVEEQQRVELLRSYGLEPRHRVLLSGPPGNGKTSLAEALADALIVPLLRVRYDALIGSYLGETAARLRRLFDVARTRRCVLFFDEFDAVGKERGDEREAGEIKRVVNSLLLAVDDMPSHVVLVTATNHSGLLDRAVWRRFEVRLELPPPTRGQREAFLTAAFARIRVARGGPSPQTLAGKLDGASYSELDDFVTDIARRAVLAQPDADVRAIVRDRLRDWERRARPE; encoded by the coding sequence ATGGCCCGCTCGGACCTACTGCTGTCGCTGGTGAAGGCCGGCACTGCCGGTGACGAGCGGCAGTTCCGTCGGACGGTCGAGGCGGTCATCGCCGAGGAGCGGGCGAAGAACCACGGGGTCCTCGCCGAGCGGCTCGACGCCGCCCTGAAGGAGCCGCCGCGGAACGGTCACGCTGCGAACGGCGGGGGCATGATTCCGACCGGGGGACTGCGGACAGGCGGGTCTGAGGCGGCTCTGTTCGATGAAATCGTCCCGCGGCGGGGGTTCGGGGACCTCGTACTGGGCGACGACGTCCGGCGGGCGTGCAATGAGTTGGTCGAGGAGCAACAGCGGGTCGAGCTGCTGCGGTCCTACGGGTTGGAGCCCCGCCACCGCGTCCTTCTCAGCGGACCGCCGGGAAACGGCAAAACGAGCCTCGCCGAGGCGTTGGCGGACGCCCTGATCGTGCCGCTGCTGCGGGTCCGGTACGATGCCCTGATCGGCAGCTACCTCGGGGAGACGGCGGCCCGCTTGCGGCGGCTGTTCGACGTCGCCCGCACCCGCCGCTGCGTACTGTTCTTCGACGAGTTCGACGCGGTCGGCAAAGAGCGGGGGGACGAGCGGGAGGCCGGAGAGATTAAGCGGGTCGTCAACAGCCTGCTGCTCGCCGTGGACGACATGCCGAGTCACGTCGTGCTGGTCACCGCAACGAACCACTCCGGCCTGCTTGATCGGGCCGTCTGGCGGCGGTTCGAGGTTCGGCTGGAACTCCCCCCGCCGACGCGGGGGCAGCGGGAGGCGTTCCTGACCGCCGCGTTCGCCCGCATCCGAGTCGCCCGCGGCGGGCCTTCGCCACAGACGTTGGCTGGCAAGCTGGACGGAGCGAGCTACTCGGAACTGGACGATTTCGTCACCGACATCGCCCGCCGGGCCGTGCTCGCCCAACCGGACGCCGACGTGCGGGCGATCGTCCGAGACCGGCTGCGGGACTGGGAGCGGCGGGCGAGACCAGAGTGA
- a CDS encoding urease accessory protein UreE, with product MKTLISTAALALLTANVAAAQSAYDPHAGHDHGDHAGHDHGDHAGHDHAGHDHGPVGDDHAGHDHSGLRGEHAGHDHGAHGGELDRFGNVRVETLLDHAGLHFWLTDASGRALPTERVRGVVAMRVEGSEKKYRYELSPTRDRDGRPEPLALPLNLGKVAGRRVAVAVRLDGVPGAGADEIVVRQTTRIVAPPAVGRPVRASSTDRTAVFAQAVCSVEDRRLGAMGTPWKVPVGDRAVFVCSEECARDVQADPAAFVAAASRDRIQ from the coding sequence ATGAAGACCCTGATCTCGACCGCCGCCCTCGCCCTGCTGACGGCGAACGTCGCCGCGGCCCAGTCCGCCTACGACCCCCACGCGGGTCACGACCACGGCGATCATGCGGGCCACGACCATGGGGACCACGCCGGGCACGATCACGCCGGTCACGATCACGGCCCCGTCGGCGACGACCATGCGGGGCACGACCACAGCGGCCTGCGCGGCGAGCACGCCGGACATGATCACGGCGCGCACGGCGGCGAACTGGACCGGTTCGGGAACGTGCGGGTCGAAACGCTGCTGGACCATGCCGGTCTGCACTTCTGGCTGACCGACGCCAGCGGCCGCGCACTGCCGACGGAACGTGTCCGCGGCGTCGTCGCCATGCGGGTCGAGGGCAGCGAGAAGAAGTATCGATATGAACTGTCCCCGACCCGCGACCGTGACGGGCGCCCCGAGCCGCTGGCGCTGCCGTTGAACCTCGGGAAGGTCGCCGGTCGGCGGGTCGCCGTGGCGGTGCGGCTGGACGGCGTGCCGGGGGCCGGAGCGGATGAGATCGTCGTGCGGCAGACGACCCGTATCGTCGCCCCGCCGGCCGTCGGTCGGCCTGTACGGGCTTCTTCCACCGACCGCACGGCGGTGTTCGCCCAAGCCGTCTGTTCCGTCGAGGACCGCCGGCTGGGAGCGATGGGGACGCCGTGGAAGGTGCCGGTCGGCGACCGGGCCGTCTTCGTCTGCAGCGAAGAGTGCGCCCGCGACGTGCAGGCCGACCCGGCGGCGTTCGTTGCCGCTGCGTCCCGCGATCGCATTCAGTGA
- a CDS encoding endonuclease/exonuclease/phosphatase family protein gives MPTYAEYLVVSDFNPNDDTQYSSLEVAILSRYPLTNAVEFDRGTDGDSRSGCLTERKQKRVNLDGIADVGVGRGFLAADGPALGRIVAVTHLKSSSDRSGDVDCDNTLKRELVAAAMAWHVAAWLDENPGLTAVVGGNLNVDETNGYDDTHALLARGLVDGLRLRSLTRELGNTSDDTPGDRAFPYPRVGAIDVPSVGAARASLSKSGRY, from the coding sequence ATGCCGACTTACGCCGAGTACCTCGTCGTCAGCGACTTCAACCCGAACGACGACACCCAGTACAGCAGCTTGGAAGTGGCGATCCTGTCTCGCTATCCGCTGACGAACGCGGTGGAGTTCGATCGAGGAACCGACGGGGACAGCCGATCCGGCTGTTTGACGGAGCGGAAGCAGAAACGAGTGAACTTGGACGGGATCGCGGACGTGGGCGTCGGCCGCGGGTTCCTCGCCGCCGACGGACCCGCCTTGGGACGCATAGTCGCCGTGACGCACTTGAAGTCGTCCTCCGACCGGTCGGGCGACGTGGATTGCGACAACACCCTGAAGCGGGAGCTGGTCGCCGCGGCGATGGCCTGGCACGTCGCCGCCTGGTTGGACGAGAACCCGGGCCTGACCGCCGTGGTGGGTGGGAACCTCAACGTCGACGAGACCAACGGCTACGACGACACGCACGCCCTGCTGGCCCGCGGGTTGGTGGATGGCCTGCGGCTGCGGAGCCTGACCCGCGAGTTGGGGAACACCTCCGACGACACCCCCGGCGACAGAGCGTTCCCGTACCCCCGCGTGGGCGCCATCGACGTGCCGTCCGTCGGCGCGGCCCGAGCCTCGCTGTCGAAAAGCGGTCGATATTGA